A genomic region of Magnolia sinica isolate HGM2019 chromosome 6, MsV1, whole genome shotgun sequence contains the following coding sequences:
- the LOC131248760 gene encoding trihelix transcription factor GTL1-like isoform X1 encodes MQQGGSQFGVSSEMPPFAGGGGLAEAASPISSRPPAAGPPPAGRGNFDELGPVMGSYTDDDTMGGEEAERGVSGNRWPRQETLALLKIRSEMDAVFRDATLKGPLWEDVSRKLAELGYSRSGKKCKEKFENVHKYYKRTKEGRAGRQDGKSYRFFTQLEALHSSSNTNIPTPIAAAPPPPPPPVPTTVAAAPPPPNNLTPAPVSVGIGGSNTMVGSSTRIQHPPPPVSAAPTTASTQINIPRVGSDLAAGVSGPATAAAAVSFSSNSSSSSDSDSEDEIEERPTMDTRRRKRSASGVSSSQKKMAFFEGLMKEVMEKQEAMQQRFLEAIEKREQDRMVREEAWKRQEMARLAREHEIMMQERAMAASRDAAVIAFLQKMSGQTIQITQPVLIPAIPPPQPALVPQPILTPPPQPQQSHHHYQPPQQQQPQQQQQQQQQHKPPQQSQNTEIIRHQPSSSELIVAQPEQQEMGVSFDTTSSSRWPKSEVLALIKLRSGLETRYQEAGPKGPLWEEISAGMHRLGFNRSSKRCKEKWENINKYFKKVKESNKKRPEDAKTCPYFHQLDALYRKKLLSGSGGSQTKQEQEQNQNQHLQESGEILAIMPPPPPQPQPEAETKNNNNNNKNSGDTDSGGSLQVQTSNGGLPPSFFEEGPMKKPEDIVKELMEQHQQQQSVMDDYDKLEEPDSDNLDQEDDDEEEDEEDRKMPYKIQYQRPNSGTSNGGGNAATTSFLAMVQKLSSS; translated from the exons ATGCAGCAGGGTGGGTCCCAGTTCGGCGTCTCGTCAGAGATGCCGCCGTTTGCTGGGGGTGGAGGGTTGGCTGAGGCTGCTTCGCCGATCAGTAGCCGTCCACCTGCTGCAGGCCCCCCACCTGCTGGGAGAGGGAATTTTGATGAATTGGGGCCGGTGATGGGGAGCTACACAGATGATGACACTATGGGTGGGGAGGAGGCCGAGAGGGGGGTGTCAGGAAACCGGTGGCCACGACAGGAGACTTTGGCGTTGCTCAAGATTCGCTCGGAGATGGATGCTGTCTTCCGTGATGCCACCCTTAAAGGGCCGTTGTGGGAAGATGTAtccag GAAGCTAGCTGAATTGGGTTACAGCAGAAGTGGAAAGAAATGCAAGGAGAAGTTCGAAAACGTGCATAAATATTACAAGAGAACAAAAGAAGGAAGGGCTGGAAGACAAGATGGGAAGAGCTACAGGTTTTTCACCCAGTTAGAAGCTCTTCATAGCAGTAGCAACACAAACATCCCCACCCCAATTGCTGCtgcccctcctcctcctcctcctcctgttCCTACTACTGTGGCTGCTGCTCCTCCTCCTCCTAATAATCTGACACCCGCTCCGGTATCAGTCGGAATTGGAGGCAGTAATACGATGGTTGGATCTTCTACAAGAATTCAACATCCCCCACCTCCGGTTTCAGCTGCCCCCACCACTGCTTCCACTCAAATCAACATTCCACGAGTTGGGTCTGATTTAGCTGCCGGTGTGTCCGGTCCTGCAACAGCTGCTGCTGCAGTAAGCTTCTCATCAAATAGTTCATCATCATCTGATTCCGATTctgaggatgagattgaggaaCGGCCGACAATGGATACACGGAGGAGGAAGCGGTCTGCGTCGGGTGTCAGCAGTAGCCAAAAGAAGATGGCGTTCTTCGAAGGGCTGATGAAGGAGGTGATGGAGAAGCAAGAAGCCATGCAGCAGAGGTTTCTCGAGGCGATTGAGAAGAGGGAGCAAGACAGGATGGTAAGGGAGGAGGCTTGGAAGCGGCAGGAGATGGCGAGGCTAGCCCGCGAGCATGAGATCATGATGCAGGAGAGGGCCATGGCTGCATCCAGGGATGCTGCCGTGATCGCCTTCCTTCAAAAAATGTCAGGCCAGACTATTCAGATAACACAGCCAGTTCTAATTCCCGCCATCCCACCACCGCAACCCGCTCTGGTGCCACAACCAATTCTGACGCCGCCACCACAACCACAGCAATCGCATCACCACTATCAACCACCACAGCAGCAACAACcacaacagcagcaacaacaacaacaacaacacaagcCACCACAACAATCTCAAAACACCGAAATCATCCGGCATCAACCATCATCTTCCGAATTAATTGTGGCTCAACCGGAGCAGCAGGAAATGGGAGTGAGCTTTGACACAACATCCTCTTCACGATGGCCCAAATCAGAAGTTCTCGCACTGATCAAGCTGCGAAGTGGGCTTGAGACGAGGTACCAAGAAGCAGGGCCAAAGGGTCCCCTATGGGAAGAGATCTCCGCTGGGATGCATCGTTTGGGCTTCAACCGGAGTTCAAAAAGATGCAAGGAGAAATGGGAGAACATCAACAAATACTTCAAGAAGGTGAAGGAAAGCAACAAGAAGAGGCCGGAGGATGCCAAGACCTGCCCTTACTTCCACCAACTAGATGCTCTCTACCGAAAGAAGCTCCTCAGTGGCAGTGGTGGAAGCCAAACTAAGCAAGAACAAGAGCAGAATCAAAACCAACATTTGCAAGAAAGCGGTGAAATCCTAGCTATCATGCCACCACCTCCACCGCAGCCGCAACCAGAAGCTGAAACCAAgaataacaacaataataacaaAAACAGCGGTGACACCGATTCTGGAGGTTCATTGCAGGTTCAGACAAGCAACGGAGGTCTACCTCCGAGCTTCTTCGAAGAAGGGCCCATGAAGAAG CCAGAAGACATTGTGAAGGAGTTGATGGAACAACACCAGCAGCAGCAATCCGTGATGGATGACTATGATAAGCTCGAGGAACCGGACAGTGATAACCTCGATCAGGAAgacgatgatgaagaagaagatgaagaagataggAAGATGCCATACAAGATCCAGTACCAGAGGCCGAATTCGGGTACGTCCAATGGTGGAGGGAATGCCGCCACGACATCCTTCTTGGCCATGGTTCAGAAGCTCTCTTCTTCTTGA
- the LOC131248760 gene encoding trihelix transcription factor GTL1-like isoform X2, whose amino-acid sequence MQQGGSQFGVSSEMPPFAGGGGLAEAASPISSRPPAAGPPPAGRGNFDELGPVMGSYTDDDTMGGEEAERGVSGNRWPRQETLALLKIRSEMDAVFRDATLKGPLWEDVSRKLAELGYSRSGKKCKEKFENVHKYYKRTKEGRAGRQDGKSYRFFTQLEALHSSSNTNIPTPIAAAPPPPPPPVPTTVAAAPPPPNNLTPAPVSVGIGGSNTMVGSSTRIQHPPPPVSAAPTTASTQINIPRVGSDLAAGVSGPATAAAAVSFSSNSSSSSDSDSEDEIEERPTMDTRRRKRSASGVSSSQKKMAFFEGLMKEVMEKQEAMQQRFLEAIEKREQDRMVREEAWKRQEMARLAREHEIMMQERAMAASRDAAVIAFLQKMSGQTIQITQPVLIPAIPPPQPALVPQPILTPPPQPQQSHHHYQPPQQQQPQQQQQQQQQHKPPQQSQNTEIIRHQPSSSELIVAQPEQQEMGVSFDTTSSSRWPKSEVLALIKLRSGLETRYQEAGPKGPLWEEISAGMHRLGFNRSSKRCKEKWENINKYFKKVKESNKKRPEDAKTCPYFHQLDALYRKKLLSGSGGSQTKQEQEQNQNQHLQESGEILAIMPPPPPQPQPEAETKNNNNNNKNSGDTDSGGSLQVQTSNGGLPPSFFEEGPMKKKTL is encoded by the exons ATGCAGCAGGGTGGGTCCCAGTTCGGCGTCTCGTCAGAGATGCCGCCGTTTGCTGGGGGTGGAGGGTTGGCTGAGGCTGCTTCGCCGATCAGTAGCCGTCCACCTGCTGCAGGCCCCCCACCTGCTGGGAGAGGGAATTTTGATGAATTGGGGCCGGTGATGGGGAGCTACACAGATGATGACACTATGGGTGGGGAGGAGGCCGAGAGGGGGGTGTCAGGAAACCGGTGGCCACGACAGGAGACTTTGGCGTTGCTCAAGATTCGCTCGGAGATGGATGCTGTCTTCCGTGATGCCACCCTTAAAGGGCCGTTGTGGGAAGATGTAtccag GAAGCTAGCTGAATTGGGTTACAGCAGAAGTGGAAAGAAATGCAAGGAGAAGTTCGAAAACGTGCATAAATATTACAAGAGAACAAAAGAAGGAAGGGCTGGAAGACAAGATGGGAAGAGCTACAGGTTTTTCACCCAGTTAGAAGCTCTTCATAGCAGTAGCAACACAAACATCCCCACCCCAATTGCTGCtgcccctcctcctcctcctcctcctgttCCTACTACTGTGGCTGCTGCTCCTCCTCCTCCTAATAATCTGACACCCGCTCCGGTATCAGTCGGAATTGGAGGCAGTAATACGATGGTTGGATCTTCTACAAGAATTCAACATCCCCCACCTCCGGTTTCAGCTGCCCCCACCACTGCTTCCACTCAAATCAACATTCCACGAGTTGGGTCTGATTTAGCTGCCGGTGTGTCCGGTCCTGCAACAGCTGCTGCTGCAGTAAGCTTCTCATCAAATAGTTCATCATCATCTGATTCCGATTctgaggatgagattgaggaaCGGCCGACAATGGATACACGGAGGAGGAAGCGGTCTGCGTCGGGTGTCAGCAGTAGCCAAAAGAAGATGGCGTTCTTCGAAGGGCTGATGAAGGAGGTGATGGAGAAGCAAGAAGCCATGCAGCAGAGGTTTCTCGAGGCGATTGAGAAGAGGGAGCAAGACAGGATGGTAAGGGAGGAGGCTTGGAAGCGGCAGGAGATGGCGAGGCTAGCCCGCGAGCATGAGATCATGATGCAGGAGAGGGCCATGGCTGCATCCAGGGATGCTGCCGTGATCGCCTTCCTTCAAAAAATGTCAGGCCAGACTATTCAGATAACACAGCCAGTTCTAATTCCCGCCATCCCACCACCGCAACCCGCTCTGGTGCCACAACCAATTCTGACGCCGCCACCACAACCACAGCAATCGCATCACCACTATCAACCACCACAGCAGCAACAACcacaacagcagcaacaacaacaacaacaacacaagcCACCACAACAATCTCAAAACACCGAAATCATCCGGCATCAACCATCATCTTCCGAATTAATTGTGGCTCAACCGGAGCAGCAGGAAATGGGAGTGAGCTTTGACACAACATCCTCTTCACGATGGCCCAAATCAGAAGTTCTCGCACTGATCAAGCTGCGAAGTGGGCTTGAGACGAGGTACCAAGAAGCAGGGCCAAAGGGTCCCCTATGGGAAGAGATCTCCGCTGGGATGCATCGTTTGGGCTTCAACCGGAGTTCAAAAAGATGCAAGGAGAAATGGGAGAACATCAACAAATACTTCAAGAAGGTGAAGGAAAGCAACAAGAAGAGGCCGGAGGATGCCAAGACCTGCCCTTACTTCCACCAACTAGATGCTCTCTACCGAAAGAAGCTCCTCAGTGGCAGTGGTGGAAGCCAAACTAAGCAAGAACAAGAGCAGAATCAAAACCAACATTTGCAAGAAAGCGGTGAAATCCTAGCTATCATGCCACCACCTCCACCGCAGCCGCAACCAGAAGCTGAAACCAAgaataacaacaataataacaaAAACAGCGGTGACACCGATTCTGGAGGTTCATTGCAGGTTCAGACAAGCAACGGAGGTCTACCTCCGAGCTTCTTCGAAGAAGGGCCCATGAAGAAG AAGACATTGTGA